In Streptomyces sp. P3, one DNA window encodes the following:
- a CDS encoding SpoIIE family protein phosphatase: MTTGLIPGGQTPDPRSSGTRPPHQRGDLTGRGALHVDDRPRSSVITARAAASFEPVGRSVATARAFVRDTLQGWGFADIVDDAVVLTSELVTNAVVHAGTHADVLCLRSDGGVRIEVADRYPEREIPLQGSPATMGSPDREGGRGLQLCAAIAARWGVEYTPTRKQVWFQLDLPDRPVGTRAAGPSLPADLLPLADSRVRVAVVQIDRVGAVSAWNEDAEELFGYPADQVTGKPLTDLAAWPHTPGTSTGIAEALQLSRWEGSYGIRGADGRVTPVYASHLRVRDTDGEPSTVCLLVRDHERAVLQTPSRVPSTDSTTASDGQSTDPFEVFIGSPAPDDLDGLLQRTVERARDMLDGDSAFLLLATDDETELEVRASTGLPSARQRFARVPVEAGPGRYGSARMPAVHEDLLAVPGAVPLLSGTGMRSVVTVPLKVEGRLTGSLGVAAEAHGRYSNEEALRLQFAADRIALAVESARLGELERLRRGSLSFLVEASDLLAGTLDRDQTLALMAQMTVPTLATWCAVYTIADQASDPYLSYVLHEDEELIDGIKSLLSKIAPPDPVPTPGARVWAAPAAAAHDAALRSSMRSLGLTGGPTHQVASGIGPTLATASAVGGETVVLPLVARNRVIGMLTLGKPTDEHFRQEILELAEDLSRRAALALDNARLYSERTAISQALQRSLLPPETPKIDGVEVEVIYRAAGEGNEVGGDFYDVFPISEGVYGFAIGDVCGTGPNAAAVTGLARHALRLLAREGLSGPAVLERLNSAILDEGARSRFLTLLYGEMRPHEDGSAELKVVCAGHPLPLRLRQDGTVEPAAEPQPLLGVMEDLELYEQTVTLDPGDVLLCVTDGVTERREGTRMLGDDGLADVLTTCTGLTAGAVAARIMRAVERFASDAPSDDMAILAMRVA, encoded by the coding sequence ATGACCACCGGACTGATCCCGGGGGGACAGACCCCGGACCCCCGGTCCTCGGGCACGCGTCCGCCGCACCAGCGAGGCGACCTGACCGGCCGGGGAGCCCTGCACGTCGACGACCGGCCGAGGAGTTCTGTGATCACCGCGCGCGCGGCTGCCAGCTTCGAGCCCGTGGGGCGATCCGTGGCGACCGCCCGCGCCTTCGTCCGCGACACCCTCCAGGGGTGGGGCTTCGCCGACATCGTCGACGACGCGGTGGTCCTCACCAGCGAACTGGTGACCAACGCGGTCGTGCACGCCGGCACCCATGCCGACGTCCTGTGTCTGCGCAGCGACGGCGGTGTCCGCATCGAGGTGGCCGACCGGTATCCGGAGCGCGAGATCCCTCTCCAGGGTTCCCCCGCGACCATGGGCAGTCCCGACCGCGAGGGCGGCCGCGGCCTCCAGTTGTGCGCGGCCATCGCCGCCCGCTGGGGCGTCGAGTACACCCCCACCCGAAAGCAGGTCTGGTTCCAACTCGACCTCCCCGACCGCCCGGTGGGCACCCGCGCTGCCGGCCCGTCGCTCCCCGCCGATCTGCTGCCCCTCGCCGACAGCCGGGTACGCGTCGCCGTCGTCCAGATCGACCGCGTGGGAGCCGTCTCCGCCTGGAACGAGGACGCCGAGGAACTGTTCGGCTACCCCGCCGACCAGGTCACCGGCAAGCCCCTCACCGACCTCGCCGCCTGGCCGCACACTCCGGGCACCAGCACCGGCATCGCCGAGGCGCTTCAGCTCTCCCGCTGGGAGGGCAGTTACGGCATCCGCGGCGCGGACGGCCGGGTCACCCCGGTCTACGCCTCCCACCTGCGCGTCCGTGACACCGACGGCGAGCCCTCCACGGTCTGCCTGCTCGTCCGCGACCACGAACGCGCCGTCCTGCAGACCCCCTCGCGCGTCCCGTCCACGGACAGCACCACCGCCTCCGACGGCCAGAGCACCGATCCCTTCGAGGTGTTCATCGGCTCACCGGCCCCCGACGACCTCGACGGCCTTCTCCAGCGCACGGTCGAACGCGCCCGCGACATGCTCGACGGCGACTCCGCGTTCCTCCTCCTGGCCACCGACGACGAGACCGAGTTGGAGGTCCGCGCCTCCACGGGGTTGCCCTCCGCCCGCCAGCGCTTCGCGCGCGTGCCCGTCGAGGCAGGCCCGGGCCGTTACGGCTCGGCCCGGATGCCCGCCGTGCACGAGGATCTTCTCGCCGTCCCCGGCGCGGTCCCCCTGCTGAGCGGCACGGGTATGCGCTCGGTCGTCACGGTCCCGCTGAAGGTCGAGGGTCGGCTGACGGGCTCCCTCGGCGTGGCGGCGGAGGCTCATGGCCGCTACTCCAACGAGGAGGCCCTGCGCCTGCAGTTCGCGGCCGACCGCATCGCGCTGGCAGTGGAGTCGGCCCGGCTCGGAGAGCTGGAGCGCCTGCGCCGGGGCTCTCTCAGCTTCCTCGTCGAGGCTTCCGACCTCCTCGCCGGCACCCTGGACCGCGACCAGACCCTCGCCCTGATGGCCCAGATGACCGTGCCGACGCTGGCGACCTGGTGCGCGGTCTACACGATCGCCGACCAGGCGTCCGACCCCTATCTCTCCTACGTCCTGCACGAGGACGAGGAACTGATCGACGGCATCAAGTCGTTGCTCTCGAAGATCGCCCCGCCCGACCCGGTCCCCACGCCCGGCGCCCGGGTGTGGGCAGCCCCCGCTGCGGCGGCGCACGACGCGGCCCTGCGCAGTTCCATGCGCAGCCTCGGCCTGACCGGCGGCCCGACCCATCAGGTGGCGTCGGGCATCGGTCCCACCCTCGCCACGGCCTCCGCCGTCGGCGGCGAGACCGTCGTCCTCCCTCTGGTGGCCCGCAACCGCGTCATCGGCATGCTGACTCTCGGCAAGCCCACCGACGAGCACTTCCGCCAGGAGATCCTGGAACTGGCCGAGGACCTGAGCCGCCGGGCGGCCCTCGCCCTGGACAACGCCCGCCTGTACTCGGAGCGGACGGCCATCAGCCAGGCGCTCCAGCGCAGCCTCCTCCCCCCGGAGACCCCCAAGATCGACGGTGTCGAGGTCGAGGTCATCTACCGGGCGGCCGGAGAGGGCAACGAGGTGGGCGGCGACTTCTACGATGTCTTTCCCATCAGCGAGGGCGTCTACGGTTTCGCCATCGGCGACGTCTGCGGTACGGGCCCCAACGCGGCGGCGGTCACCGGGCTCGCCCGTCACGCGCTTCGTCTCCTGGCAAGGGAAGGCCTCAGTGGCCCGGCCGTCCTCGAGCGTCTCAACTCCGCCATCCTCGACGAGGGTGCCCGCAGCCGCTTCCTGACCCTCCTCTACGGCGAGATGCGCCCGCACGAGGACGGCAGCGCGGAGCTGAAGGTCGTGTGCGCGGGCCACCCGCTCCCGCTCCGGCTGCGCCAGGACGGCACGGTCGAGCCGGCCGCCGAACCCCAGCCGCTGCTGGGCGTCATGGAGGACCTGGAGCTGTACGAGCAGACCGTCACCCTAGACCCGGGCGATGTTCTGCTCTGCGTCACCGACGGAGTCACCGAGCGCCGTGAGGGCACCCGCATGCTGGGGGACGACGGTCTCGCCGACGTCCTCACCACCTGCACGGGTCTGACGGCCGGCGCGGTCGCCGCCCGCATCATGCGCGCGGTGGAACGCTTCGCGTCCGACGCCCCGTCGGACGACATGGCGATCCTGGCCATGCGCGTGGCATAG
- a CDS encoding HAMP domain-containing protein, which produces MESGAATRGTKTRAKGGQSLSRPRTPRGGTTVVDTAALNRLLVALVSMREGNFRRRLTVSGDGVMSEIAAVFNEVADRNLHLTGELSRVRRMVGREGKLTERLETGACEGSWATAIDNSNALVDDLVRPVSEVGRVLSAVAEGDLSPRMELRTLTPDGAAGQPLRGEFLKVGRTVNNLVDQLSTFTDEVTRVASEVGTEGKLGGQAQVRGMSGSWKDLTESVNTMAYRLTAQVRDIALVTTAVAKGDLSRKVTVHVEGEMLELKNTVNTMVDQLSAFSVEVTRVAREVGTEGILGGQAQVSGVDGVWKELTDSVNTMAGNLTAQVRGIAEVTTAVANGDLSQKVTVSARGEVAQLADTINQMTETLRTFADEVTRVANEVGAAGQLGGQANVPGAAGTWKDLTDSVNTVFRNLTTQVRDIAAVTTAVASGDLSQKVTVDVAGEMLELKNTVNGMVDQLSAFGAEVTRVAREIGVEGELGGQAQVSGAAGTWKDLTDSVNTAFRNLTGQVRNIAQVTTAVANGDLSQKVTVDVSGEMAQLKNTVNTMVDQLSSFADQVTRMARDVGTEGRLGGQARVDGVSGTWKELTDSVNSMAGNLTSQVRNIAQVTTAVARGDLSQKIDVDARGEILELKNTINTMVDQLSAFADQVTRVARDVGTEGRLGGQAQVPGVAGVWRDLTDSVNGMAGNLTAQVRNIAQVATAVARGDLSQKITVDARGEILELKNTLNTMVDQLSSFAQEVTRVAREVGTEGQLGGQAEVQGVSGTWKDLTQSVNFMANNLTIQVRQIAEVTTAVAKGDLSKKITVDAKGEILELVTTVNTMVDQLSSFAEQVTRVAREVGTEGILGGQAHVPGVTGIWKDLSGNVNLMAKNLTMQVRNISQVAAAVANGDLTRQVTIEARGEVQQLADTFNTMVKTLSSFAEQVTKVAREVGTDGILGGQAHVPGVAGTWKDLTDSVNGMASNLTGQVRNIAMVTTAIAKGDLTKKIDIDARGEILELKTTINTMVDQLSSFAEEVTRVAREVGTEGQLGGQARVRDVDGTWRDLTESVNEMAGNLTRQVRAIARVATAVTRGDLNLKIDVDASGEIQELQDYINKMIANLRDTTIANKEQDWLKGNLARVSALMQGRRDLQDVASLIMSELPPLVAAQHGAFFLAMPPADGDADLYELRMLGSYGYSMGSMPSSFRPGEALVGTAAEEKRTILVANAPSGYLKISSGLGEAPPAQVIVLPVLFEGQVLGVIELASFTPFTQIQKDFLNQLAEMIATSVNTISVNTKTEQLLKQSQELTEQLRERSAELEQRQKALQASNAELEEKAELLAQQNRDIEVKNTEIEEARQVLEERAEQLAVSMRYKSEFLANMSHELRTPLNSLLILAKLLADNADTNLTPKQVEFAETIHGAGSDLLQLINDILDLSKVEAGKMDVSPTRIALVQLVDYVEATFRPLTAEKGLDLSVRVSPELPATLHTDEQRLLQVLRNLLSNAVKFTDSGSVELVIRPAGAEVPVAIREQLLEAGSLTDADAPLIAFSVTDTGIGIAASKMRVIFEAFKQADGTTSRKYGGTGLGLSISREIAQLLGGEIHAQSETGRGSTFTLYLPLHPSELPPQGYQQIVPALEAGDLVASENGAAEPSELSETEIQMPAEVKSYQDAQNGPAALFRRRRRLVSGEQVGRPEQWPSRGQQTGTQARPGIRFGGEKVLIVDDDIRNVFALTSVLEQHGLSVLYAENGREGIEVLEQHDDVAVVLMDIMMPEMDGYATTTAIRRMPQFSGLPIIALTAKAMKGDREKAIESGASDYVTKPVDPDHLLTVMQQWMRGA; this is translated from the coding sequence GTGGAGTCTGGCGCAGCGACGCGGGGCACTAAGACGCGCGCGAAAGGCGGACAGTCTCTGAGCAGGCCGCGTACACCACGTGGCGGGACCACTGTCGTGGACACGGCAGCTCTGAACCGGTTGCTGGTCGCTCTGGTGTCCATGCGGGAGGGGAATTTCCGCAGGCGGCTCACGGTCTCCGGTGACGGCGTGATGTCGGAGATCGCCGCCGTGTTCAACGAGGTGGCGGACCGCAACCTGCATCTCACGGGTGAGCTGTCGCGGGTGCGACGCATGGTGGGACGGGAGGGGAAGCTCACCGAACGGCTGGAGACGGGTGCCTGTGAGGGCTCCTGGGCGACGGCAATCGACAACTCGAACGCGCTGGTCGACGACCTGGTCCGGCCGGTCTCCGAGGTCGGGCGGGTGCTGTCGGCGGTGGCCGAGGGCGATCTGTCGCCGCGCATGGAGCTCAGGACGCTGACGCCGGACGGAGCGGCCGGACAGCCGTTGCGCGGGGAGTTCCTGAAGGTCGGGCGGACCGTCAACAACCTCGTCGACCAGTTGTCGACGTTCACCGACGAGGTCACGCGGGTGGCCAGCGAGGTGGGCACCGAGGGCAAGCTGGGCGGGCAGGCGCAGGTGCGCGGCATGTCCGGTTCGTGGAAGGACCTCACGGAGTCCGTCAACACCATGGCGTACCGGCTGACTGCGCAGGTGCGGGACATCGCGCTGGTGACGACGGCGGTGGCCAAGGGTGATCTGTCACGCAAGGTGACGGTTCACGTCGAGGGCGAGATGCTCGAGCTGAAGAACACCGTCAACACGATGGTGGACCAGCTCTCCGCGTTCTCGGTCGAGGTGACGCGGGTCGCCCGCGAGGTGGGCACCGAGGGCATCCTCGGCGGCCAGGCGCAGGTGTCCGGTGTCGACGGCGTGTGGAAGGAGCTCACCGATTCGGTGAACACCATGGCCGGGAACCTGACGGCCCAGGTGCGCGGGATCGCGGAGGTGACGACGGCGGTCGCCAACGGTGACCTGTCGCAGAAGGTGACGGTGTCGGCGCGCGGCGAGGTCGCGCAACTCGCCGACACGATCAACCAGATGACCGAGACGCTGCGGACGTTCGCCGACGAGGTCACGCGGGTCGCCAACGAGGTGGGCGCCGCGGGGCAGCTGGGCGGCCAGGCGAACGTGCCGGGCGCGGCCGGTACCTGGAAGGACCTGACGGACTCCGTCAACACCGTCTTCCGCAACCTCACGACGCAGGTGCGGGACATCGCGGCCGTGACGACGGCGGTGGCGAGCGGTGATCTCTCGCAGAAGGTCACGGTGGACGTGGCCGGCGAGATGCTGGAGCTGAAGAACACCGTCAACGGGATGGTCGACCAGCTGTCGGCGTTCGGCGCGGAGGTCACGCGGGTGGCGCGTGAGATCGGCGTCGAGGGCGAGCTCGGCGGTCAGGCGCAGGTGTCGGGCGCGGCCGGTACCTGGAAGGACCTGACGGACTCCGTCAACACGGCGTTCAGGAATCTCACCGGACAGGTGAGGAACATCGCGCAGGTCACCACGGCGGTGGCCAACGGCGACCTGTCGCAGAAGGTCACCGTGGACGTGTCCGGCGAGATGGCGCAGCTGAAGAACACCGTGAACACCATGGTGGACCAGCTGTCGTCGTTCGCCGACCAGGTGACGCGGATGGCCCGGGACGTGGGCACCGAGGGCCGCCTCGGCGGTCAGGCGCGGGTGGACGGCGTCTCGGGCACGTGGAAGGAGCTCACCGACTCCGTCAACTCCATGGCGGGGAACCTGACCTCGCAGGTGCGAAACATCGCGCAGGTGACGACGGCGGTGGCCCGCGGCGACCTGTCGCAGAAGATCGACGTGGACGCGCGCGGGGAGATCCTCGAGCTCAAGAACACCATCAACACGATGGTCGACCAGCTGTCCGCGTTCGCCGACCAGGTGACCCGGGTCGCGCGTGACGTGGGTACCGAGGGCCGCCTCGGCGGTCAGGCGCAGGTGCCCGGCGTGGCGGGTGTGTGGCGGGACCTGACCGACTCGGTGAACGGCATGGCCGGCAACCTGACCGCCCAGGTGCGCAACATCGCCCAGGTGGCCACGGCGGTGGCCCGGGGTGACCTCTCCCAGAAGATCACCGTGGACGCGCGCGGGGAGATCCTCGAGCTGAAGAACACCCTGAACACGATGGTCGACCAGCTGTCGTCGTTCGCCCAGGAGGTCACGCGGGTGGCCCGTGAGGTGGGTACGGAGGGGCAGCTGGGCGGGCAGGCCGAGGTGCAGGGCGTCTCCGGCACCTGGAAGGACCTCACGCAGTCCGTGAACTTCATGGCGAACAACCTGACCATCCAGGTGCGCCAGATCGCGGAGGTCACGACGGCGGTCGCCAAGGGCGACCTGTCGAAGAAGATCACCGTGGACGCCAAGGGCGAGATCCTCGAGCTCGTCACCACCGTCAACACGATGGTCGACCAGCTGTCGTCGTTCGCGGAGCAGGTGACCCGGGTGGCCCGTGAGGTGGGCACCGAGGGCATCCTGGGCGGCCAGGCGCACGTGCCGGGCGTCACGGGCATCTGGAAGGACCTCAGCGGCAACGTCAACCTGATGGCCAAGAACCTGACCATGCAGGTGCGCAACATCTCCCAGGTCGCGGCGGCCGTCGCCAACGGCGACCTGACGCGGCAGGTGACGATCGAGGCGCGCGGCGAGGTGCAGCAGCTCGCCGACACCTTCAACACCATGGTGAAGACGCTGAGTTCGTTCGCCGAGCAGGTCACCAAGGTGGCCCGTGAGGTGGGCACGGACGGCATCCTGGGCGGGCAGGCGCATGTGCCGGGTGTGGCGGGCACCTGGAAGGACCTCACCGACTCGGTGAACGGCATGGCGTCCAACCTGACCGGTCAGGTGCGCAACATCGCCATGGTCACGACGGCCATCGCCAAGGGTGACCTGACGAAGAAGATCGACATCGACGCGCGCGGGGAGATCCTCGAGCTGAAGACGACCATCAACACGATGGTCGACCAGCTGTCGTCGTTCGCCGAGGAGGTCACCCGCGTCGCCCGCGAGGTGGGCACCGAGGGGCAGCTGGGCGGTCAGGCACGCGTGCGGGACGTCGACGGCACCTGGCGCGACCTGACCGAGTCGGTGAACGAGATGGCCGGGAACCTGACCCGGCAGGTACGGGCCATCGCGCGCGTGGCGACGGCGGTGACGCGCGGCGACCTGAACCTGAAGATCGACGTGGACGCGTCCGGAGAGATCCAGGAGCTCCAGGACTACATCAACAAGATGATCGCCAACCTGCGTGACACCACGATCGCCAACAAGGAGCAGGACTGGCTCAAGGGCAACCTCGCGCGCGTGTCCGCCCTCATGCAGGGCCGGCGCGACCTTCAGGACGTGGCGTCGCTGATCATGAGCGAGCTGCCGCCCCTGGTGGCCGCGCAGCACGGCGCGTTCTTCCTGGCGATGCCGCCGGCGGACGGCGACGCGGACCTGTACGAGCTGCGGATGCTCGGCTCGTACGGCTATTCGATGGGATCGATGCCGTCGTCGTTCCGGCCCGGCGAGGCGCTGGTGGGGACGGCGGCCGAGGAGAAGCGCACGATCCTCGTCGCGAACGCCCCGAGCGGCTATCTGAAGATCTCCTCGGGGCTCGGTGAGGCGCCGCCCGCGCAGGTGATCGTGCTGCCGGTGCTGTTCGAGGGGCAGGTGCTCGGCGTGATCGAGCTGGCGTCGTTCACGCCGTTCACGCAGATCCAGAAGGACTTCCTCAACCAGCTCGCCGAGATGATCGCGACCAGCGTCAACACGATCTCCGTCAACACCAAGACGGAGCAGCTGCTGAAGCAGTCCCAGGAGCTGACCGAGCAACTGCGGGAGCGGTCGGCCGAGTTGGAACAGCGGCAGAAGGCGCTGCAGGCGTCCAATGCCGAACTGGAGGAGAAGGCCGAACTGCTGGCCCAGCAGAACCGCGACATCGAGGTGAAGAACACCGAGATCGAGGAGGCGCGGCAGGTGCTGGAGGAGCGCGCCGAGCAGCTCGCGGTGTCGATGCGCTACAAGAGCGAGTTCCTGGCGAACATGTCGCACGAGCTGCGCACGCCGCTGAACTCGCTGCTGATCCTCGCCAAGCTGCTCGCCGACAACGCGGACACCAACCTCACGCCGAAGCAGGTCGAGTTCGCCGAGACGATCCACGGGGCGGGTTCCGACCTGCTGCAGCTGATCAACGACATCCTCGACCTGTCGAAGGTCGAGGCGGGCAAGATGGACGTGTCGCCGACGCGGATCGCGCTCGTGCAGCTCGTGGACTACGTGGAGGCCACCTTCCGCCCGCTGACCGCGGAGAAGGGCCTCGACCTGTCGGTGCGGGTGTCGCCGGAGCTGCCGGCCACGCTGCACACCGACGAGCAGCGACTGCTGCAGGTGCTGCGGAACCTCCTGTCCAACGCGGTGAAGTTCACCGACTCCGGGTCGGTGGAGCTGGTCATCCGGCCGGCCGGTGCGGAGGTGCCGGTGGCGATCCGCGAACAGCTGCTCGAGGCGGGTTCGCTGACCGACGCGGACGCGCCGCTGATCGCGTTCTCGGTGACCGACACCGGCATCGGGATCGCGGCCAGCAAGATGCGGGTGATCTTCGAGGCGTTCAAGCAGGCGGACGGCACCACCAGCCGCAAGTACGGCGGTACGGGCCTCGGGCTGTCGATCTCGCGGGAGATCGCGCAGTTGCTCGGCGGCGAGATCCACGCGCAGAGCGAGACGGGCCGTGGGTCGACGTTCACGCTGTACCTGCCGCTGCACCCGAGCGAACTGCCGCCGCAGGGCTACCAGCAGATCGTGCCCGCCCTGGAGGCCGGTGACCTGGTGGCCTCCGAGAACGGGGCGGCCGAGCCGTCGGAGCTGTCCGAGACCGAGATCCAGATGCCGGCCGAGGTGAAGTCGTACCAGGACGCGCAGAACGGCCCGGCGGCCCTTTTCCGGCGTCGTCGCCGCCTGGTGAGCGGTGAGCAGGTCGGCAGGCCGGAGCAGTGGCCGTCCCGCGGACAGCAGACGGGTACGCAGGCGCGCCCGGGCATCCGCTTCGGCGGTGAGAAGGTGCTGATCGTCGACGACGACATCCGCAACGTGTTCGCGCTGACCAGCGTCCTGGAGCAGCACGGCCTGTCGGTGCTGTACGCGGAGAACGGCCGGGAGGGCATCGAGGTCCTGGAGCAGCACGACGACGTGGCGGTCGTCCTCATGGACATCATGATGCCCGAGATGGACGGCTATGCGACGACGACGGCGATCCGGCGGATGCCGCAGTTCTCGGGGCTGCCGATCATCGCGTTGACCGCGAAGGCGATGAAGGGCGACCGGGAGAAGGCGATCGAGTCGGGCGCCTCCGACTATGTGACGAAGCCCGTCGACCCCGATCACCTGCTGACCGTCATGCAGCAGTGGATGCGGGGCGCGTGA